A DNA window from Fragaria vesca subsp. vesca linkage group LG3, FraVesHawaii_1.0, whole genome shotgun sequence contains the following coding sequences:
- the LOC101312525 gene encoding reticuline oxidase-like protein-like, with amino-acid sequence MAIRRLSQLLLPILLVLSVSCIASASSSAPDNFVSCLLSHSLPSHPIGPAIYTPNNASYSSVLESYIRNLRFNESYTRKPYLIITALHVSHVQQAILCAQKHNLQMKIRSGGHDYEGVSYVAEVPFFILDLFNLRTINVDIKTETAWVQAGATLGEVYYRIYEKSKVHGFPAGVCPTVGVGGHFSGGGYGNMMRKYGLSVDNIVDAQIVDVHGRLLDRKSMGEDLFWAITGGGGASFGVVIAYKINLVPVPETVTVFRFIRTLEQNATDIVYRWQYVAHKLDNDLFIRLTMDVVNVTGSQTGEKTLRATFNALFLGDSARLLSVMNKSFPEMGLKQSDCQEMSWVESTLFWTSFPNGTAPEALLSRVPQVLTHLKRKSDYVKQPIPKAGLKWIIQKMIELQTPMLTFNPYGGRMAEIAASAKPFPHRAGNLWKVQYATNWDASGSEAAEKYIDLTRKLFEYMTPFVSKNPREAFFNYKDLDIGINNNDKGSYFEGRVYGVKYFKENFDKLWACKEHFLALNATYETIWNENKFVIPPPPARKFPASRLTKEDTGKFCGYHEEASHHINNCIELKKVVESRVKEGKLQQYVPGQRHVGAIEVYGTINTIHGGSRIDNRSNKAKKQCMGRKDGREVFAFRSSNNQQVTTCWKSVTSLEEEDEGIRPHEDPFLITLQLDHYIMKKILVDTGASVNVLFRRAWKGLHRGSNKLMQDHELLISFSGYIV; translated from the exons ATGGCTATTCGAAGGCTTTCGCAGCTCTTGCTACCTATTCTTCTTGTTCTATCCGTTTCTTGCATTGCCTCAGCTTCATCCTCAGCCCCTGACAACTTTGTTTCATGTCTTCTAAGCCATTCGCTCCCTTCTCACCCAATCGGTCCAGCTATTTACACTCCCAACAATGCTTCATACTCCTCCGTTTTGGAATCCTACATCCGAAACCTCCGATTCAACGAATCATACACCCGAAAACCTTACCTTATCATCACTGCGTTGCATGTATCTCATGTCCAACAAGCCATCCTTTGTGCTCAGAAGCACAACTTACAGATGAAAATTAGAAGCGGAGGCCACGATTACGAGGGTGTGTCGTATGTGGCTGAAGTCCCATTCTTCATCCTCGACCTCTTTAACCTCCGAACCATCAATGTAGACATCAAAACGGAGACTGCATGGGTCCAGGCCGGTGCTACTCTAGGCGAAGTTTACTACAGAATTTACGAGAAAAGCAAAGTTCATGGATTTCCGGCCGGTGTTTGCCCCACAGTCGGTGTTGGAGGACACTTCAGTGGCGGTGGATATGGTAACATGATGAGAAAGTACGGCTTGTCAGTTGACAACATAGTCGATGCACAAATAGTTGATGTGCATGGAAGACTTCTTGATCGAAAATCTATGGGAGAAGACCTCTTTTGGGCCATCACCGGAGGCGGAGGAGCCAGCTTTGGAGTGGTTATCGCGTACAAGATCAACCTTGTACCCGTCCCAGAAACCGTGACTGTTTTCAGGTTTATAAGAACCTTGGAACAGAACGCAACGGACATTGTGTACCGTTGGCAATATGTCGCACATAAGCTTGACAATGACTTGTTCATCAGGCTTACCATGGATGTTGTCAATGTAACTGGCTCCCAAACTGGAGAAAAGACACTAAGAGCTACATTCAACGCCTTGTTTCTTGGAGACTCCGCGAGACTACTGTCGGTGATGAACAAGAGTTTCCCTGAGATGGGTTTGAAGCAATCTGATTGCCAAGAAATGAGTTGGGTTGAATCGACCCTTTTCTGGACAAGCTTCCCAAATGGGACAGCTCCGGAGGCTTTGCTTTCTAGAGTTCCTCAAGTACTTACCCACTTAAAGAGGAAATCGGACTACGTCAAGCAGCCAATTCCGAAAGCTGGTTTGAAGTGGATTATTCAGAAAATGATCGAGTTGCAGACGCCCATGTTGACTTTCAATCCTTACGGCGGAAGAATGGCTGAGATTGCAGCATCTGCAAAGCCTTTTCCACATAGAGCTGGGAATCTCTGGAAGGTTCAGTATGCAACAAACTGGGACGCTTCTGGGTCCGAAGCTGCGGAGAAATATATCGATTTGACGAGGAAGTTGTTCGAGTACATGACTCCTTTCGTTTCCAAGAACCCGAGAGAGGCGTTCTTCAACTATAAAGATCTTGACATTGGGATCAACAACAATGACAAGGGAAGCTACTTTGAGGGAAGAGTTTATGGTGTCAAATATTTCAAGGAAAATTTCGATAAGTTG TGGGCATGCAAAGAGCATTTCTTAGCACTTAACGCCACTTACGAGACGATATGGAACGAGAATAAATTTGTCATTCCGCCTCCCCCGGCCCGGAAGTTTCCCGCATCTCGGCTCACCAAGGAAGACACTGGAAAATTTTGTGGGTACCACGAGGAGGCAAGCCATCACATTAACAACTGCATAGAATTGAAAAAAGTGGTAGAGAGCCGGGTGAAAGAAGGAAAATTGCAGCAGTATGTGCCCGGGCAAAGGCACGTAGGGGCGATTGAAGTATATGGGACGATCAACACCATCCATGGTGGGTCCCGTATAGATAATAGGAGCAACAAGGCAAAAAAACAGTGTATGGGAAGGAAGGATGGCCGGGAAGTCTTCGCCTTCAGAAGCAGCAATAATCAGCAGGTAACCACCTGTTGGAAGTCTGTTACCTCCCTAGAAGAGGAAGATGAGGGAATAAGGCCGCACGAGGATCCATTCCTGATAACGTTGCAGCTCGATCACTATATCATGAAGAAGATCCTCGTTGATACGGGAGCCTCAGTCAACGTGTTATTCAGGAGGGCCTGGAAAGGACTGCATCGAGGAAGCAACAAGTTGATGCAAGACCATGAGCTGCTGATCAGCTTCTCGGGCTATATTGTTTAG